One region of Aphelocoma coerulescens isolate FSJ_1873_10779 chromosome 12, UR_Acoe_1.0, whole genome shotgun sequence genomic DNA includes:
- the GNAI2 gene encoding guanine nucleotide-binding protein G(i) subunit alpha-2 — translation MGCTVSAEDKAAAERSRMIDKNLREDGEKAAREVKLLLLGAGESGKSTIVKQMKIIHEDGYSEEECRQYKAVVYSNTIQSIMAIIKAMGNLQIDFGDSSRADDARQLFALSSTAEEQGVMPEDLANVIRRLWADNGVQACFNRSREYQLNDSAAYYLNDLERIARADYIPTQQDVLRTRVKTTGIVETHFTFKDLHFKMFDVGGQRSERKKWIHCFEGVTAIIFCVALSAYDLVLAEDEEMNRMHESMKLFDSICNNKWFTDTSIILFLNKKDLFEEKIVHSSLTICFPEYTGANKYDEAASYIQSKFEDLNKRKDTKEIYTHFTCATDTKNVQFVFDAVTDVIIKNNLKDCGLF, via the exons atGGGCTGCACCGTGAGCGCCGAGGACAAGGCGGCTGCCGAGCGCTCCCGCATGATCGACAAGAACCTGCGGGAGGACGGCGAGAAGGCGGCGCGGGaggtgaagctgctgctgctgg GTGCTGGTGAGTCTGGGAAGAGCACCATCGTCAAACAGATGAA GATCATCCATGAGGATGGCTACTCAGAGGAGGAGTGCCGGCAGTACAAAGCTGTGGTCTACAGCAACACCATCCAGTCCATCATGGCTATCATCAAGGCGATGGGGAACCTGCAGATTGACTTTGGAGACTCCTCCAGAGCG GATGATGCTCGGCAGCTGTTTGCactctcctccactgctgaggAGCAGGGTGTCATGCCGGAGGACCTGGCCAACGTCATCCGGAGGCTGTGGGCTGACAACGGGGTCCAGGCTTGTTTCAACCGCTCCCGGGAGTACCAGCTGAACGACTCTGCTGCCTA CTACCTGAATGACCTGGAGAGGATAGCCCGTGCCGACTACATCCCCACCCAGCAGGATGTGCTGCGCACCAGGGTGAAGACCACGGGCATTGTGGAAACCCACTTCACCTTTAAGGACCTGCACTTCAA GATGTTCGACGTGGGTGGCCAGCGCTCTGAACGGAAGAAGTGGATCCACTGCTTCGAGGGGGTGACAGCCATCATTTTCTGCGTGGCCCTGAGTGCCTATGACCTGGTGCTGGCTGAAGATGAGGAGATG AACCGGATGCATGAGAGCATGAAGCTGTTCGACAGCATCTGCAATAACAAGTGGTTCACAGACACGTCCATCATCCTCTTCCTCAACAAGAAGGACCTCTTTGAGGAGAAGATTGTGCACAGCTCCCTCACCATCTGCTTCCCCGAGTACACAG gggcCAACAAGTACGATGAGGCAGCCAGCTACATCCAGAGCAAGTTTGAGGACCTGAACAAGCGGAAGGACACCAAGGAGATCTACACCCACTTCACCTGTGCCACGGACACCAAGAACGTGCAGTTCGTCTTTGATGCCGTCACTGACGTCATCATCAAAAACAACCTGAAGGACTGTGGTCTCTTCTGA
- the SLC38A3 gene encoding sodium-coupled neutral amino acid transporter 3 isoform X2, translated as MQAHSQAQAKLSPRTWVPLVLLESLSRAHSKPSCLPVMDTTDVPLQAEMVELVPNGKHTTALTVSTVPSLAGDRFEENQTGVAEMEEFLPHGAEKKQTHFTDFEGKTSFGMSVFNLSNAIMGSGILGLAYAMANTGIILFLFLLTAVALLSSYSIHLLLKSSGIVGIRAYEQLGYRAFGTPGKLAAAIAITLQNIGAMSSYLYIVKSEVPLVIQTFLNLEEKTTDWYLNGNYLVILVSVTVILPLALMKQLGYLGYASGFSLSCMVFFLISVIYKKFQIPCPLPEPEGNLTGILNNSTVSTSDYENGYTVLQAPEQDTCTPSFFTLNSQTAYTIPIMAFAFVCHPEVLPIYTELKDPSKKKMQCISNISITVMYLMYFLAALFGYLTFYGRVESELLHTYNKVDPFDVLILCVRVAVLTAVTLTVPIVLFPVRRAIQQMLFQGKDFSWIRHIAIAVILLTFINLLVIFAPSILGIFGLIGATSAPCLIFIFPAIFYIRIMPKDKEPLRSAPKILAACFALLGVVFMIMSLSFIIIDWATGGGKSSGSH; from the exons ATGCAGGCACATTCCCAGGCCCAGGCAAAGCTGTCCCCCAGGACATGGGTGCCACTTGTGCTCTTAGAG AGCCTGAGTAGAGCCCATAGCAAGCCCAGCTGTCTCCCAGTCATGGATACGACGGACGTGCCCCTCCAGGCCGAGATGGTGGAGCTGGTGCCCAATGGGAAACACACGACTGCACTCACTGTCTCCACTGTCCCCTCGCTGGCAGGTGACAG ATTTGAGGAGAACCAGACTGGCGTGGCGGAGATGGAGGAGTTCCTGCCCCACGGTGCTGAGAAGAAGCAGACACACTTCACTGAT TTCGAAGGAAAGACGTCTTTTGGGATGTCCGTCTTCAATCTGAGCAATGCCATCATGGGCAGCGGCATTCTGGGGCTGGCCTATGCCATGGCCAACACTGGCATCATCCTCTTCCT cttccTCCTCACAGCGGTAGCCCTGCTCTCCAGCTACTCCATCCACCTGCTGCTCAAGTCCTCGGGCATTGTGG GCATTCGCGCCTACGAGCAGCTGGGCTACCGAGCCTTCGGCACGCCAGGGAAGCTGGCTGCAGCCATCGCCATCACGCTGCAGAACATCGGAG CCATGTCCAGTTACCTGTACATAGTCAAATCTGAAGTGCCTCTGGTCATCCAGACCTTCCTGAACCTGGAGGAGAAGACCAC GGACTGGTACCTGAATGGGAACTACCTGGTGATCCTGGTTTCTGTCACCGTTATCCTGCCCCTGGCCCTCATGAAGCAGCTGG gctACCTTGGCTACGCCAGCGGCTTCTCCCTCAGCTGTATGGTCTTCTTCCTCATCTCG gtcATCTACAAGAAGTTCCAGATTCCCTGCCCACTTCCAGAACCGGAGGGGAACCTCACGGGCATCCTCAACAACTCCACTGTCAGCACTAGTGACTACGAGAACGGCTACACAGTCCTCCAGGCCCCCGAGCAGGacacctgcacacccagctTTTTCACCCTGAACTCGCAG ACAGCGTACACCATCCCCATCATGGCCTTCGCCTTCGTCTGCCACCCCGAGGTCCTGCCCATCTACACCGAGCTGAAGGA CCCTTCCAAGAAGAAGATGCAGTGCATCTCCAACATCTCCATCACGGTTATGTACCTCATGTACTTCTTGGCTGCCCTCTTTGGCTACCTCACATTTTACG GCCGTGTGGAGTCGGAGCTGCTGCACACGTACAACAAGGTGGACCCCTTTGATGTGCTTATCCTGTGTGTGCGTGTGGCTGTGCTGACGGCTGTCACCCTCACCGTCCCCATTGTCCTCTTCCCG GTGCGCCGGGCCATCCAACAGATGCTGTTCCAAGGTAAAGACTTCAGCTGGATCCGCCACATCGCCATTGCTGTGATCCTGCTGACCTTCATCAACCTCCTGGTCATCTTTGCCCCTTCCATTCTCGGCATCTTCGGCTTGATTG GTGccacctctgctccctgcctcatcttcatcttccctGCCATCTTCTACATCCGCATCATGCCCAAGGACAAGGAGCCGCTGCGCTCCGCCCCCAAAATACTG GCTGCCTGCTTCGCCCTCCTCGGGGTGGTCTTCATGATCATGAGCTTGAGCTTCATCATCATCGACTGGGCCACGGGTGGGGGGAAGAGCAGCGGCAGCCACTAG
- the SLC38A3 gene encoding sodium-coupled neutral amino acid transporter 3 isoform X1 produces MDTTDVPLQAEMVELVPNGKHTTALTVSTVPSLAGDRFEENQTGVAEMEEFLPHGAEKKQTHFTDFEGKTSFGMSVFNLSNAIMGSGILGLAYAMANTGIILFLFLLTAVALLSSYSIHLLLKSSGIVGIRAYEQLGYRAFGTPGKLAAAIAITLQNIGAMSSYLYIVKSEVPLVIQTFLNLEEKTTDWYLNGNYLVILVSVTVILPLALMKQLGYLGYASGFSLSCMVFFLISVIYKKFQIPCPLPEPEGNLTGILNNSTVSTSDYENGYTVLQAPEQDTCTPSFFTLNSQTAYTIPIMAFAFVCHPEVLPIYTELKDPSKKKMQCISNISITVMYLMYFLAALFGYLTFYGRVESELLHTYNKVDPFDVLILCVRVAVLTAVTLTVPIVLFPVRRAIQQMLFQGKDFSWIRHIAIAVILLTFINLLVIFAPSILGIFGLIGATSAPCLIFIFPAIFYIRIMPKDKEPLRSAPKILAACFALLGVVFMIMSLSFIIIDWATGGGKSSGSH; encoded by the exons ATGGATACGACGGACGTGCCCCTCCAGGCCGAGATGGTGGAGCTGGTGCCCAATGGGAAACACACGACTGCACTCACTGTCTCCACTGTCCCCTCGCTGGCAGGTGACAG ATTTGAGGAGAACCAGACTGGCGTGGCGGAGATGGAGGAGTTCCTGCCCCACGGTGCTGAGAAGAAGCAGACACACTTCACTGAT TTCGAAGGAAAGACGTCTTTTGGGATGTCCGTCTTCAATCTGAGCAATGCCATCATGGGCAGCGGCATTCTGGGGCTGGCCTATGCCATGGCCAACACTGGCATCATCCTCTTCCT cttccTCCTCACAGCGGTAGCCCTGCTCTCCAGCTACTCCATCCACCTGCTGCTCAAGTCCTCGGGCATTGTGG GCATTCGCGCCTACGAGCAGCTGGGCTACCGAGCCTTCGGCACGCCAGGGAAGCTGGCTGCAGCCATCGCCATCACGCTGCAGAACATCGGAG CCATGTCCAGTTACCTGTACATAGTCAAATCTGAAGTGCCTCTGGTCATCCAGACCTTCCTGAACCTGGAGGAGAAGACCAC GGACTGGTACCTGAATGGGAACTACCTGGTGATCCTGGTTTCTGTCACCGTTATCCTGCCCCTGGCCCTCATGAAGCAGCTGG gctACCTTGGCTACGCCAGCGGCTTCTCCCTCAGCTGTATGGTCTTCTTCCTCATCTCG gtcATCTACAAGAAGTTCCAGATTCCCTGCCCACTTCCAGAACCGGAGGGGAACCTCACGGGCATCCTCAACAACTCCACTGTCAGCACTAGTGACTACGAGAACGGCTACACAGTCCTCCAGGCCCCCGAGCAGGacacctgcacacccagctTTTTCACCCTGAACTCGCAG ACAGCGTACACCATCCCCATCATGGCCTTCGCCTTCGTCTGCCACCCCGAGGTCCTGCCCATCTACACCGAGCTGAAGGA CCCTTCCAAGAAGAAGATGCAGTGCATCTCCAACATCTCCATCACGGTTATGTACCTCATGTACTTCTTGGCTGCCCTCTTTGGCTACCTCACATTTTACG GCCGTGTGGAGTCGGAGCTGCTGCACACGTACAACAAGGTGGACCCCTTTGATGTGCTTATCCTGTGTGTGCGTGTGGCTGTGCTGACGGCTGTCACCCTCACCGTCCCCATTGTCCTCTTCCCG GTGCGCCGGGCCATCCAACAGATGCTGTTCCAAGGTAAAGACTTCAGCTGGATCCGCCACATCGCCATTGCTGTGATCCTGCTGACCTTCATCAACCTCCTGGTCATCTTTGCCCCTTCCATTCTCGGCATCTTCGGCTTGATTG GTGccacctctgctccctgcctcatcttcatcttccctGCCATCTTCTACATCCGCATCATGCCCAAGGACAAGGAGCCGCTGCGCTCCGCCCCCAAAATACTG GCTGCCTGCTTCGCCCTCCTCGGGGTGGTCTTCATGATCATGAGCTTGAGCTTCATCATCATCGACTGGGCCACGGGTGGGGGGAAGAGCAGCGGCAGCCACTAG
- the LOC138117419 gene encoding LOW QUALITY PROTEIN: uncharacterized protein (The sequence of the model RefSeq protein was modified relative to this genomic sequence to represent the inferred CDS: inserted 3 bases in 2 codons), whose translation MDTSHALLAQPAQEVQERWPLPAAAPPPEPCGVQRSRFLPQTLLGARALPAELHTLAGAGTARGDLAEAAIPGETEALCWNSTGRCPLCRAGHDIPVPTISACRPGTVSTGTPCPAVWGPPSPKSCWCWTKSYSRVTPAAPVPAPLLPHPSLCCLCPLCCPQSWVGLGWLPPSTVAQPGEERVVVLEQSLPACQSTRAGSTRVTGSGTEGHCPGTLPGTASAYCWXCLHGSGFLLNSLPACASCLPAPALPALLLACLHSLPAHLHSLPADTHCLHLPAPTSARTPASPLTLHLPAXSAACTPACLQLCLPTDSGPAFLDSCTRRYGQSGARGEQGRCGPQGSSRSPRPEPCPPRHAWPRCRHHSALAILGSGSWKMGGSGGILFAPGWARARHLGCS comes from the exons ATGGATACATCCCATGCCCTGCTGGCTCAGCCGGCACAGGAGGTGCAGGAGCGTTGGCCGCTGCCTGCTGCCGCGCCGCCCCCGGAGCCCTGCGGGGTGCAGAGGAGCCGTTTCCTACCGCAAACACTGCTGGGGGCTCGGGCGCTGCCGGCAGAGCTACACACGCTTGCCGGAGCCGGAACCGCCAGGGGAGATTTGGCCGAGGCAGCGATCCCTGG ggaaactgaggcactgtGCTGGAATAGCACAGGAAGGTGCCcactgtgcagggctgggcacgacatccctgtccccaccatCTCAGCCTGCCGTCCTGGGACGGTAAGCACAGGGACGCCATGCCCAGCCGTGTGGGGGCCACCCAGCCCAAAGTCCTGCTGGTGCTGGACAAAGTCTTACAGCAGAGTAACCCCTGCCGCACCGGtgccagctcctctgctgcccCACCCGTCTCTTTGCTGTCTCTGTCCCCTTTGCTGCCCACAAAGCTGggttgggctgggctggctgccaCCCAGCACTGTGGCACAGCCAGGAGAAGAACGAGTGGTGGTGCTGGAACAGAGCCTGCCAGCATGCCAGAGtaccagggctggcagcacgAGGGTTACTGGCAGTGGGACAGAAGGGCATTGCCCGGGCACcctgcctggcacagcttctGCCTACTGCT CCTGCCTGCACGGCTCTGGCTTCCTGCTGAACTCACTGCCTGCCTGTGCCAGTTGCCTGcctgcacctgccctgcctgccctgctgctggcctgCCTGCACTCGCTGCCAGCCCACCTGCACTCGCTGCCGGCTGACACCCACTGCCTGCACCTGCCCGCACCCACTTCTGCCCGCACTCCTGCCTCCCCACTCACCCTGCACCTGCCTGC GTCTGCTGCCTGCAcccctgcctgcctgcagctctgcctccccACTGATTCTGGACCTGCTTTCCTGGACTCCTGCACCCGCAGGTATGGACAGTCAGGGGCACGGGGAGAACAAGGCAGGTGTGGCCCCCAAGGCAGCtcgcgctccccccgccccgagcCCTGCCCGCCGAGGCACGCGTGGCCCCGCTGCCGGCACCACTCGGCACTTGCTATTCTTGGCAGCGGCAGCTGGAAAATGGGAGGCAGCGGAGGAATTTTGTTTGCTCCGGGCTGGGCTCGGGCCAGACatctgggctgcagctga